In Ursus arctos isolate Adak ecotype North America unplaced genomic scaffold, UrsArc2.0 scaffold_29, whole genome shotgun sequence, the following proteins share a genomic window:
- the GLYATL3 gene encoding glycine N-acyltransferase-like protein 3: MLVLNCCTKLLMLEKMLKSHFPESLKVYGAVMNMNRGNPFQKEVVVDSWPDFKAVITRRQKEAETDNLDHYTNAYAVFYKDVGAYQRLLEEHDVINWDQVFQIQGLQNELYDVSKAVANSKQLGVKLTSFKAVEFSPRSTLPDTSSLRGPSPRLTYLSITDADLLNRTWSRGGNEQCLRYIMKLISCFPSVCVRDDKGNPVSWSLTDQFATMCHGYTVPEHRRKGYSRLVALTLARKLRSRGFPCQGNVLDDNTASISLLKNVRAEFLPCRFHRLILTPATFSG; this comes from the exons ATGCTGGTGCTCAACTGTTGTACGAAATTACTGATGCTGGAAAAAATGTTGAAGAGTCACTTCCCTGAATCACTCAAG GTTTATGGAGCAGTGATGAACATGAATCGTGGGAATCCCTTTCAAAAGGAAGTGGTAGTGGATTCATGGCCAGACTTCAAAGCTGTTATCACCCGGCGACAGAAAGAG GCTGAGACAGATAACCTGGACCATTATACTAATGCCTATGCGGTGTTCTACAAGGATGTCGGGGCTTACCAACGGCTATTGGAAGAACATGATGTTATCAACTGGGATCAAGTTTTTCAAATACAAG GGCTGCAGAATGAACTCTACGATGTTTCCAAAGCTGTTGCCAACTCAAAGCAGTTAGGAGTAAAGCTAACTTCCTTCAAGGCCGTTGAATTTTCTCCTCGTTCAACTCTGCCAGACACCAGTTCTCT aagggGTCCTTCCCCACGACTAACTTACCTGAGTATTACCGATGCTGATCTACTCAACAGGACTTGGTCACGGGGCGGCAACGAACAGTGTCTCCGCTACATCATGAAACTCATCTCTTGCTTCCCCAGTGTCTGTGTCCGTGATGACAAGGGAAACCCGGTCTCTTGGTCGCTCACAGACCAGTTTGCCACCATGTGCCACGGCTACACCGTGCCAGAGCATCGCAGGAAAGGCTATAGCCGGCTGGTGGCCCTCACACTGGCCAGGAAGCTGCGAAGCCGGGGCTTCCCCTGTCAGGGCAATGTCCTGGATGACAACACGGCATCCATAAGCCTCCTGAAGAATGTCCGTGCTGAGTTCTTGCCTTGTCGCTTTCATAGGCTTATTCTCACCCCTGCAACTTTCTCTGGCTAA
- the CUNH6orf141 gene encoding uncharacterized protein C6orf141 homolog, which translates to MNEPPTGLRASGPRGVTNLADAPGILGRAGSFPRKLGRWAPLAPGTRNPAGAGAAAGARASGSRGGAAKNSPAAENLDCEPSVREKVLFLLHPERWLGTQGDTAREELIGGEDLFQADGDDREPDCPSLFPREKRISGSRVDAPFRALPRDPAAPPKSVLVRIVDYQMTEEVLWTEWTKGHMTARTEEHSMSAITFRTNRE; encoded by the coding sequence ATGAATGAGCCCCCTACTGGGCTGAGGGCCTCGGGGCCCCGCGGGGTTACGAATCTGGCGGACGCTCCGGGCATCCTGGGGCGCGCTGGGTCCTTTCCGCGCAAGCTGGGGCGCTGGGCTCCCCTGGCTCCTGGCACCCGGAATccagcgggggcgggggcggcagcAGGGGCGAGGGCGAGCGGAAGCCGAGGCGGCGCTGCCAAGAACAGCCCGGCAGCTGAGAACCTGGACTGTGAGCCCTCGGTCAGAGAGAAAGTGCTCTTTCTTCTGCACCCAGAGAGATGGTTGGGGACTCAAGGGGACACTGCACGGGAAGAACTGATCGGTGGGGAGGACCTTTTCCAGGCAGACGGAGACGACCGGGAACCCGACTGCCCGTCTCTCTTTCCCCGAGAAAAGCGAATTTCTGGCAGCCGTGTAGACGCTCCCTTCAGAGCCCTGCCGCGGGACCCCGCAGCCCCACCCAAGTCCGTGCTCGTGCGGATTGTGGACTATCAGATGACAGAAGAAGTTTTATGGACCGAATGGACGAAGGGCCACATGACCGCACGGACCGAGGAGCACTCCATGAGCGCGATCACTTTTCGCACCAACAGGGAGTGA